Proteins from a single region of Phycisphaeraceae bacterium D3-23:
- a CDS encoding arylsulfatase, which translates to MRPTAPLLLALLVFLAVGCASNPTATATTADEPRPNVILIITDDQGYGDIAAHGNPILQTPHTDALHAESVRLTNFHVDPTCSPTRAALMTGRYAMRTGVWHTIQGRSMLDPDEVTLAEVLRDAGYATGMFGKWHLGDAYPCRPEDQGFTTVLTHGGGGLGNLPDYWGNDYFDDHYRSNTTGWQQYPGYCTDVWFEQATQWIGGQKESDQPFFCYLSTNAPHAPYLAPESYVQPYRDAGLPEQHAKFYGMITCIDDNLGRLMAYLDQQGLAENTIVIYMTDNGTSAGWMEQESWPQYNAGMTGFKGSAYEGGHRVPCFIRWPGGGIGGSADRAKEIETITAHIDLMPTILELCWQPENPELAALMDGQSLVPMIRESQGARSANDDWVYFVQSQRIERPAKWRTCCVMTDNYRLVNGAELYDLRNDPGQNEDLAARHPGRVAVMRGAYEHWWEDLTADLPDVAYILGDDAANPTTLTTHDLHHDEPGHDGAPWHQVHAERNRPGEGFFLVDIAQPGRYRFTLRRFPPEHGGATGAASATVSIAGQTATADADPEANAAVVELDLEPADHAQLRARLTQPDGTDRPAFFIEVERVD; encoded by the coding sequence ATGAGACCCACCGCCCCCCTGCTGCTCGCATTGCTCGTGTTCCTCGCCGTGGGTTGCGCGTCTAACCCGACGGCGACGGCGACGACCGCCGACGAACCGCGCCCCAATGTCATCCTCATCATCACCGACGACCAGGGCTACGGCGACATCGCCGCGCATGGCAACCCCATCCTCCAAACCCCTCACACCGATGCGCTCCATGCCGAGTCCGTACGCCTGACAAATTTCCACGTGGATCCGACCTGCTCGCCGACGCGGGCGGCGCTGATGACCGGGCGCTACGCGATGCGCACCGGCGTGTGGCACACGATCCAGGGACGCTCCATGCTCGACCCCGACGAGGTCACACTCGCCGAGGTCCTGCGCGATGCGGGCTACGCCACGGGCATGTTCGGCAAGTGGCATCTGGGCGACGCCTACCCCTGCCGGCCCGAGGACCAGGGCTTTACCACCGTCCTCACCCACGGCGGCGGCGGGCTGGGCAACCTCCCCGACTACTGGGGCAACGACTACTTCGACGACCACTACCGCTCCAACACCACCGGCTGGCAGCAGTACCCCGGCTACTGCACCGACGTCTGGTTCGAGCAAGCAACACAGTGGATCGGCGGGCAGAAAGAGAGCGACCAACCGTTCTTCTGCTACCTCTCGACCAACGCGCCCCACGCGCCGTACCTCGCGCCCGAGTCGTATGTCCAGCCGTACCGCGACGCGGGCCTGCCCGAGCAGCACGCGAAGTTCTACGGCATGATCACCTGCATCGACGACAACCTCGGGCGCTTGATGGCCTACCTCGACCAGCAGGGGCTGGCCGAGAACACGATCGTGATTTACATGACCGACAACGGCACCTCTGCGGGCTGGATGGAGCAGGAAAGCTGGCCGCAGTACAACGCGGGGATGACGGGGTTCAAGGGCTCGGCGTACGAGGGCGGGCACCGCGTGCCGTGTTTCATCCGTTGGCCGGGCGGGGGGATCGGCGGGAGCGCAGACCGCGCCAAAGAGATCGAAACGATCACGGCTCACATCGACCTGATGCCCACGATTTTAGAGCTTTGCTGGCAGCCAGAGAACCCGGAACTCGCCGCGCTCATGGACGGCCAGAGCCTTGTGCCGATGATCCGCGAAAGCCAAGGCGCGCGATCTGCGAACGACGACTGGGTCTACTTCGTGCAGAGCCAACGGATCGAACGACCCGCAAAGTGGCGCACATGCTGTGTGATGACGGACAACTACCGGCTGGTGAACGGGGCCGAGCTTTACGACCTCCGTAACGACCCGGGCCAGAACGAGGACCTTGCGGCACGCCATCCGGGACGGGTCGCCGTCATGCGTGGTGCCTATGAGCATTGGTGGGAAGACCTCACCGCCGACCTGCCCGACGTCGCGTACATCCTTGGCGACGACGCGGCGAACCCGACGACACTGACGACCCACGACCTGCACCACGATGAGCCCGGCCACGACGGTGCGCCTTGGCACCAGGTCCACGCCGAGCGCAACCGGCCGGGCGAAGGGTTCTTCCTCGTCGACATCGCCCAGCCCGGCCGATACCGCTTCACCCTCCGCCGCTTCCCCCCCGAGCACGGCGGCGCGACGGGTGCCGCGAGCGCAACCGTCAGCATCGCCGGCCAGACCGCCACCGCCGACGCCGACCCCGAAGCCAACGCGGCCGTCGTCGAGCTCGACCTCGAACCCGCCGACCACGCCCAACTCCGCGCCCGCCTGACCCAGCCCGACGGCACCGACCGCCCGGCGTTCTTCATCGAGGTCGAGCGGGTGGATTAG
- a CDS encoding Gfo/Idh/MocA family oxidoreductase has product MSTPPASDDNQKSGVTRRGFVKTGAALGAVAAASSIPMITRSAYAQGDNQTLGLGIVGSGGRGTGAIFNHLQAAQELGIDVELRAMGDLASDRLNGSLANLQQNWGEKIQVDEDSRYTGFDAYKDVCAHDGVDIVIQTTPPGLRYLTLAEAVKNGKHSFVEKPVCIDADTYRSVLASGNIADNNNLAIVSGTQYRRETSYMDGIEQLQQGLIGDITASYAYYCAGTLWHRGRGPDNAPWSEMEYQMRNWLYFTWLSGDHIAEQSVHNIDAINWAMGGPPARCYASGGRIARTGEEYGNIYDHFSVHYDYANGSRCSFMSRQYPGCDNRVENRFVGTEGVMDIQPNPGRTRWIARDHDGNELGRNAGRDGNNEPYVEEHKALLQSIVDGNPVQEIQEVADSSLTAVIGRESAYSGRFVDFAWMANQSKLKLRPNVPPFVAGDVDQTVTEEVDGQQKVYDYSKVPVPGTYELR; this is encoded by the coding sequence CCTCGTCTATCCCCATGATCACCCGCAGCGCTTATGCGCAGGGCGACAACCAGACCCTCGGGCTGGGCATCGTCGGCTCGGGCGGCCGGGGCACCGGCGCGATCTTCAACCACCTCCAGGCCGCGCAGGAGCTGGGCATCGATGTCGAGCTCCGCGCGATGGGCGACCTCGCGTCCGACCGCCTCAACGGCTCGCTCGCCAACCTCCAGCAGAACTGGGGCGAGAAGATCCAGGTCGATGAGGATAGCCGGTACACCGGGTTTGATGCGTACAAAGATGTGTGTGCCCACGACGGCGTGGACATCGTGATCCAGACGACCCCGCCGGGCTTGCGGTACCTGACCCTGGCCGAGGCCGTGAAGAACGGCAAGCACAGCTTCGTCGAGAAGCCGGTGTGTATCGATGCGGACACCTACCGCAGCGTACTCGCGTCGGGCAACATTGCGGATAACAACAACCTCGCGATCGTGTCGGGCACGCAGTACCGCCGCGAGACCTCGTACATGGACGGCATCGAGCAGCTCCAGCAGGGGCTGATCGGCGACATCACCGCCAGCTACGCCTACTACTGTGCCGGCACGCTCTGGCACCGCGGCCGGGGCCCGGACAACGCGCCTTGGAGCGAGATGGAGTACCAGATGCGCAACTGGCTCTACTTCACCTGGCTCTCGGGCGACCACATCGCCGAGCAGTCGGTCCACAACATCGACGCGATCAACTGGGCCATGGGCGGCCCCCCCGCACGCTGCTACGCCTCGGGCGGACGCATCGCACGCACCGGCGAAGAGTACGGCAACATCTACGACCACTTCTCCGTCCACTACGACTACGCCAACGGCTCGCGCTGCTCGTTCATGTCACGCCAGTACCCCGGCTGTGACAACCGCGTCGAGAACCGCTTCGTCGGCACCGAGGGCGTCATGGACATCCAGCCCAACCCCGGCCGGACCCGATGGATCGCCCGCGACCACGACGGCAACGAGCTGGGCCGAAACGCCGGGCGCGATGGCAACAACGAGCCCTACGTCGAAGAGCACAAGGCGCTCTTGCAGTCCATCGTCGACGGCAACCCGGTCCAGGAGATCCAGGAAGTCGCCGACTCTTCGCTCACCGCCGTCATCGGCCGCGAGTCCGCGTACAGCGGCCGGTTCGTCGACTTCGCGTGGATGGCGAACCAGTCCAAGCTCAAGCTGCGGCCCAACGTCCCGCCGTTCGTCGCGGGCGACGTCGACCAGACCGTCACCGAAGAGGTCGACGGCCAGCAGAAGGTCTACGACTACAGCAAGGTCCCCGTCCCCGGCACGTACGAGCTCCGCTAA
- a CDS encoding TIM barrel protein: MKRREFIATSAAAAASLTAAGSAAAAAATPQLKQDAAAEGSGGAGGFKLKYAPHFGMFRHHAGGDLVDQLRFAADEGFTAWEDNGMPGRSVEDQERCGQAMRDLNMTMGVFVAYSGFGKEDFVLNTSNEFQDGLRRHMAGMLAVAERTHAKWCTVVPSNVTQRIAFDYQMANCIENLKVMAEVCEPSGLVMVLEPLNWWRDHPGLFLTEIPQAYLICKGVNSPSCKILDDLYHQQISEGNLIPNMDQAWDEIAYIQVGDNPGRKEPTTGEINYKNVFRHLHRKGFDGVVGMEHGNSRPGREGERAVIDAYKEVDDFE; the protein is encoded by the coding sequence ATGAAACGCCGTGAATTTATCGCCACCAGCGCCGCCGCCGCCGCATCCCTCACCGCCGCGGGTTCAGCCGCCGCAGCAGCCGCGACGCCCCAACTCAAGCAAGATGCCGCGGCCGAAGGTTCCGGGGGCGCGGGCGGGTTCAAGCTCAAATACGCGCCGCACTTTGGCATGTTCCGCCACCACGCGGGCGGCGACCTGGTCGACCAGCTCCGCTTCGCGGCCGACGAGGGCTTCACCGCCTGGGAAGACAACGGCATGCCCGGGCGGTCCGTCGAAGACCAGGAGCGCTGCGGCCAGGCGATGCGCGACCTCAACATGACGATGGGCGTCTTCGTCGCCTACTCGGGCTTTGGCAAGGAAGACTTCGTCCTCAACACCTCCAACGAGTTCCAAGACGGCCTGCGCCGCCACATGGCCGGCATGCTCGCCGTCGCCGAGCGCACGCACGCCAAGTGGTGTACCGTCGTGCCAAGCAACGTCACCCAGCGCATCGCATTCGACTACCAGATGGCCAACTGCATCGAGAACCTCAAGGTCATGGCCGAGGTCTGCGAGCCGTCGGGGCTGGTGATGGTGCTCGAACCGCTCAACTGGTGGCGCGACCACCCCGGGCTGTTCCTCACCGAAATCCCGCAGGCCTACCTCATCTGCAAGGGCGTCAACTCGCCGTCCTGCAAGATCCTCGACGACCTCTACCACCAGCAGATCAGCGAGGGCAACTTGATCCCCAACATGGACCAGGCCTGGGACGAGATCGCCTACATCCAGGTCGGCGACAACCCCGGCCGCAAAGAACCCACCACCGGCGAGATCAACTACAAAAACGTCTTCCGCCACCTGCACCGCAAGGGGTTCGACGGCGTCGTCGGCATGGAGCACGGCAACAGCCGGCCGGGGCGCGAGGGCGAACGTGCCGTGATCGATGCGTACAAGGAAGTGGATGATTTCGAGTAG
- a CDS encoding nucleoside permease, which yields MPDPSASSHTNALVRISIMMFLQFFAWGAWFATLALAMGANGLGDFIGGAYESAPIAAIIAPLFLGLIADRLFSSERVMGVLMLIGGAIMIGIAVLSKNGSENGGLIVWLMIAYMLCYMPTLGLGNTITFTHLPQEVFPKARVWGTIGWIAAGLGLGAVGWSDSLNIFWLGAVSSILLGAYCFTLPHTPPPAKDKPLDIGSLFMLDAFKLLKHPPFLVFAVCSTLICIPLAYYYGQTSAYLGAAGFKQAGAAMTLGQMSEIFFMLLIPFFFRKLGVKMMLLIGMGCWVLRYALFAMGAPDQIMWMLLLAIALHGICYDFFFVTGFIYTDKRSPKDVRGQAQGLLVFLTQGLGMFFGFRMAFSGNFPFTNIALPNHVGDIGVGPANHQPLLDHITTLKGEQEAPGFLDTMLGMFGKGYPDGIDMTLVAKAMDDWKDYWYFPAGMAAVILVIFAVGFWDKVDREGVDEAEVAEAALKDEAV from the coding sequence ATGCCCGACCCGTCTGCATCCTCGCACACCAACGCGCTGGTCCGAATCTCGATCATGATGTTCCTCCAGTTCTTCGCATGGGGGGCGTGGTTCGCCACGCTCGCGCTGGCGATGGGGGCCAACGGCCTGGGCGACTTCATCGGCGGTGCCTACGAGAGCGCCCCCATCGCCGCGATCATCGCGCCGCTGTTCCTCGGGCTGATCGCCGACCGCCTGTTCTCGTCCGAGCGGGTGATGGGCGTGCTGATGCTCATCGGCGGGGCCATCATGATCGGGATCGCGGTGCTCTCGAAGAACGGGTCGGAAAATGGCGGGCTCATCGTCTGGCTGATGATTGCCTACATGCTCTGCTACATGCCGACCCTGGGCCTGGGCAACACCATCACTTTCACGCACCTGCCTCAAGAGGTGTTCCCCAAGGCCCGTGTCTGGGGCACCATCGGGTGGATCGCCGCCGGGCTCGGGCTGGGTGCGGTGGGCTGGTCGGACTCGCTCAACATCTTCTGGCTCGGGGCGGTCAGCAGTATCCTGCTGGGCGCATACTGCTTCACGCTCCCGCACACCCCGCCGCCGGCCAAGGACAAGCCGCTGGATATCGGGTCGCTGTTCATGCTCGACGCGTTCAAGCTGCTCAAGCACCCCCCCTTCCTCGTGTTCGCGGTCTGCTCGACGCTGATCTGTATCCCGCTGGCCTACTACTACGGACAGACGTCGGCCTACCTCGGCGCGGCGGGGTTCAAGCAGGCCGGCGCCGCCATGACGCTCGGGCAGATGTCCGAGATCTTCTTCATGCTCCTCATCCCGTTCTTCTTCCGGAAGCTCGGCGTCAAGATGATGCTGCTGATCGGGATGGGCTGCTGGGTCTTGCGCTATGCGTTGTTTGCGATGGGCGCACCCGACCAGATCATGTGGATGCTCCTGCTCGCCATCGCGCTGCACGGCATCTGCTACGACTTCTTCTTCGTCACCGGCTTCATCTACACCGACAAACGCTCCCCCAAGGATGTCCGTGGCCAGGCCCAGGGCCTGCTCGTGTTCCTCACGCAGGGGCTAGGCATGTTCTTCGGCTTCCGTATGGCGTTCAGCGGGAACTTCCCGTTCACCAATATCGCGCTGCCCAACCATGTCGGCGATATCGGCGTCGGGCCCGCGAACCACCAGCCGCTGCTCGACCACATCACCACCCTCAAGGGCGAACAGGAAGCCCCCGGCTTCTTGGACACAATGCTCGGTATGTTCGGCAAAGGCTACCCCGACGGCATCGACATGACGCTGGTCGCCAAGGCCATGGACGACTGGAAGGACTACTGGTACTTCCCCGCCGGGATGGCCGCGGTGATTCTGGTGATCTTTGCGGTCGGATTCTGGGACAAGGTCGACCGAGAAGGCGTAGACGAGGCCGAGGTCGCCGAGGCCGCGTTGAAGGATGAGGCGGTTTAG
- a CDS encoding Gfo/Idh/MocA family oxidoreductase → MPDTNDTPATPEPAQAPADPATQPGGATRRTFIKGTTAAGITAALASTGIGSTAFAQGGDTVRVGLVGCGGRGTGAAHNAIEASSGVVLHAMGDLYEDRLNGSANNLQQNTGEAFQVGNRKYTGWDAYQQVINADVDLCIFATPPQFRPKMVKAAVEAGKHVFFEKPVAVDPAGCRTIMEAGDIANENGIGMVCGTQRRHQKGYVDAMEAIHNGAIGEVVGAQVFWQQGGLWNRGRQESWTNLDWQLRNWLYFTWLSGDHIVEQHVHNIDVALWAFQDQAPVKAYGNGGRQQRTGEEWGHGNDHFSLQIMMPGFGRMINSHCRQIPGCDNHVGEEIIGTEGYARMGGTSTLVNLAGERIEQFRGGRDPYVQEHADLVASFRAGEPINEAHRIAQTTLTAIICREAAYSGKNIDYNWALNESTQNLGPGEAPDCYTSGLTEAHIENAEDLATPPVYIPGAYQMP, encoded by the coding sequence ATGCCCGACACGAACGACACCCCGGCGACCCCGGAACCCGCACAGGCCCCGGCCGACCCCGCTACCCAACCCGGCGGCGCGACCCGCCGGACCTTCATCAAGGGCACCACCGCCGCCGGCATCACGGCCGCGCTCGCCTCCACCGGCATCGGCTCGACCGCGTTTGCCCAGGGCGGTGACACCGTCCGCGTCGGGCTCGTCGGCTGCGGCGGACGCGGCACCGGCGCAGCGCACAACGCCATCGAGGCCTCCTCGGGCGTCGTCCTCCACGCCATGGGCGACCTCTACGAAGACCGCCTCAACGGCAGCGCCAACAACCTCCAGCAGAACACCGGCGAGGCCTTCCAGGTCGGCAACCGCAAGTACACCGGCTGGGACGCGTACCAGCAGGTCATCAACGCCGACGTCGACCTGTGCATCTTCGCCACCCCGCCCCAGTTCCGCCCCAAGATGGTGAAGGCCGCGGTCGAGGCGGGCAAGCACGTCTTCTTCGAGAAGCCCGTCGCCGTCGATCCCGCCGGCTGCCGCACCATTATGGAGGCCGGCGACATCGCCAACGAGAACGGCATCGGCATGGTCTGCGGCACGCAGCGCCGCCACCAGAAGGGCTACGTCGACGCGATGGAAGCGATCCACAACGGCGCGATCGGCGAGGTCGTCGGCGCGCAGGTCTTCTGGCAACAAGGCGGGCTCTGGAACCGCGGCCGACAGGAGAGCTGGACCAACCTCGACTGGCAGCTGCGCAACTGGCTCTACTTCACCTGGCTCTCGGGCGACCACATCGTCGAGCAGCACGTCCACAACATCGACGTCGCGCTCTGGGCCTTCCAGGACCAGGCACCCGTCAAGGCCTACGGCAACGGCGGACGCCAGCAACGTACCGGCGAAGAGTGGGGCCACGGCAACGACCACTTCTCCCTCCAGATCATGATGCCCGGCTTTGGCCGCATGATTAACTCGCACTGCCGACAGATCCCCGGCTGCGACAACCACGTGGGCGAAGAAATCATCGGCACCGAGGGCTATGCACGCATGGGCGGCACCTCCACCCTCGTCAACCTCGCCGGCGAACGCATCGAACAGTTCCGAGGCGGTCGCGACCCCTACGTCCAGGAACACGCCGACCTGGTCGCCTCCTTCCGTGCCGGCGAGCCAATCAACGAGGCCCACCGCATCGCGCAGACCACGCTCACCGCCATCATCTGCCGCGAGGCCGCCTACTCGGGCAAGAACATCGACTACAACTGGGCCCTCAACGAGTCCACCCAGAACCTCGGCCCCGGCGAGGCGCCCGACTGCTACACCAGCGGCCTCACTGAAGCGCATATCGAAAACGCAGAAGACCTCGCCACCCCGCCGGTCTACATCCCCGGCGCGTATCAGATGCCGTAA